ttctacagcAGCTTTTATATAAAAGGAGGGTGGGATTTCGAACTCATATTTTCTATTTGAAGAATCAGATTATATGCCATCAGGCTCTTGGCATCAGTagcttcaaataaataatttaaacggGTGATAAAAACAATAGTTGTGCTACATATAAGccccacaccctgcacacccacttaaaaacatgtgattttacttttttatcctcatatttcatattgaatttttctaaaatatgaaattgGGAGTTTGGAGTGGGAACTAACAATCATACTACCACCCCAAAAAAGGAAGGGGTCGCGTGGCTAAAGCATAGAGTGGGATATAAATGGGTCGGTTTGTaagtttcaaacttttgatCATTCATCATATAAATCGCATGCACACTCGAGTTCAGATTTTACTTCTTTTTCAGCAGCTTGCTCTTTGGTCAGCGAAaacaatttctaatttaattagtGGGCAGCAGGTGGACCTCAATATCTGTCTCAGAGTGGCAAAATATAATGGTTATGATCACATCATGAATGGGAATATATATCCCAATTAGTCAGAACGCATGCAAAGTCTTGCGAGTTTGTTTTCTTCCATCAGCTTCCGATCGAACCTGATCATGTTGCAGCTACCTGGCAAAAGGAAATTCATAGAGAATGACGTTGCGGTTGGGTTGGGCTGGGCAGCCACCACAGAAGCAATTAtcatatcattatccttattagTCGATGGTAGCAAATGTGAACACGGGTCATGTATATTTTCTCATTGTTCAACTAGCTATATTGGAGTCCGAGTCAATGTAACAACCATGCCTAGAGTTTtgtaaaagagtaatgctacatacagttattgaatgtataaatatcatatagttattttaaaaaagaataagatttattattaaaaaattaatatatttttatataaatcatatatttatttattttttttaaaatgattatacgacGTTTATacattcacaattataaatattattcctCTTTGTAAAAAACAAGGAGAACCCAACAAattatcatgtcatatcattatccttatcagTCACTGTTTAGAGAAAGAGACGTTGCATGCTGAGTATCCCACAAGTCATCGTggtctttttgtatttttggatgaGGAGAAGTGCCGGctatgtaaaaatattttataaaaataaatttataaatttaaattaaagaaatatttaaatagtgagttaaaatcatgagatgaattataataaaatttaaaaattaaataaaatattattaaaataataatattattgtttgaaatttaaaaaaattaaattatttattatattttatgtaaaaatttaaaaaaattataatcattaaaTGAGAtctataaaatgaattaaaagactttttgtatccaaacattTTTAAAGGTGCAGAAGTGTCATCAAACTCACATTAAAAAGGAACGTTCCTTTTTAATGCCAACGTAAAATGTGGGCAAATGTTTCTTCTCCAAAGACAAAGACGTGGATCTCAACCGATAATCAATGAGGATATTTCCAGAACTCACGACAAAGAAAAATGGAACTGAtcgaattaataaaaatataataaattgggaaaaaaataagtgacataattttttttttttaaatttaatttttttaaattattatataaaatataataaataatttaattttttcaaattataaaataataataatattaaaaaataatattctaataatattttattcaactcatctcatctcactatccaaacggaccaaaaaaacaaacagtCAAAATCTCCGCCAATTTGGATCAGAAATGGAATTGTGGTGGATATATTTTCAAACGCaaacatcaaattaaaaatgccaaaatttagctatattttcttttttgaaaagaagCCGAAAGAAACGGGGAGAAGTCAAGAAACTTGAACATGGTGGGACTCAAAATGAACCCATGTCATTAGACTCAAGTATTTCTTATTCAGACTTGAGACTACCTTGGAAAAAGATTAATGCTGCGTTCAGACCATTGCTCCCTCTTCCTCCATCTTAGTCATAAAGCCATTACAGTTGGCagtgaatttattattatttttaatcatagaGATCAGCATTTTATTCATTCGAGAGCGATTGGAGTGTATCTTGTATTAGCAGGGAGATCCTTCAATAATTGGCTAGGAATAAGGTTTGAGTGTTAAAGCCAATATATGAAGTCATATATTTACAAGTGTGGCATATAATGTTGAAAGAAGATAACAGAGAAAAGAAAGTATGGAAAATGATGTTCTTCTCATTCACCTTTTGATGTACAAAATAAAGTGGCATATATACAATTCTTACGTTAACATTCTAATAAATAATGAGAGATGAAGACTATCTAATCTACGTACAACCACTCCATCAATGTCTAACCCACAACCACTTTATTAAATACAATCACTCTATtaaatacaacaaaaagaagaagaaaaataatcataaatctTAGCTAATAAGGCGTAGTTAGAGGGAGCAGATTTCCATTTCCTCTGGTGCTTAGTTTGAGGTCTCGATGTTGCTTCCCATTATTGCAGGTAGTAGTGGCCTCTTGTTGATCAcattgacttgaattttgagactCCCCTCAAGATGGGCAGATATGTTCAGAATGCCCATCTTGGACAATAAGAAATAAAAGCTTGCAATTGGCAAtgcctttataaaaatatctgctAGCTGAAATCTTGATACCACATGCACTAGAACAACTACACCAACAACTATTATTTCTCGAACAAAACGGCAATCCAACTCTATGTGCTTTGTCCTTTCATAAAAAATGGGATTCTTGGTGAGGTGGATTGCAGCTTGGTTGTCACAATATAGTAGTGCTGCCTGTTTGTGTTCTACATTGAAGTCCTTTAAAAGTGTGATCAACCATACAACCTCACAACAAGTGTATGCCATAGCTTGATACTATGCCTCAGCAGAGGATCGAGACACTATAGTTTGCTTCTTGGATTTTTAACTCACTAATGAGTCTCCAAGAAAGATACAGAAAACAATAACTGACTTTCGAGTCTCAGGACATGCTGCCCAATCTGAATCACTATAAGCTTTAAAATGCAAAGAAGCTAAAGAGAAAATCCCTTGACCAATCGAACCCTTAAAGTATCTAAAAATTATGTGAGCATAATGTAAATGAATTTGAGCTGGTTTATCCATGAATTGACTAAGAACACTCACATCATAGGTAATGTCTGGTTTGCTGATTGTTAAGTAAATAAGTCTCCCAATTAGTCTCCAATAGCTTGTTACATATGTGAGCACATCAGTAGAAGAGTGAGACAGGTTATGGTTTGTTTCAATTGGGGTATTAACAGGTTTACAACCAAGCATGCTAGCATCTTCTAAGATCTCAAGAGTGTACTTCCTCTGACAAATGTGAATACTAGCTGCAGTTCTAGCCACTTTTATCCCCAAGAAGAGCTTCAAGGAACTAAGATCCTTTATCTTGAATTGATTGTGTAGGAACGTTTTGACAGTTTCAATGGCAACCAAATTGTTGCTCCCTACAATTATATCGTCAACATAAACCAAGAGTGCTGTAAAACCATTCACATCAGTCTTAGTAAACAAATAATAGTCATTTTTAGATTGATGAAAACCAATAGAAATCAGAGTTGCAGTGAATTTTGAGTTCCACTAACTAGATGCTTGCTTCAAGCCATAAAGCGACTTATGCAACCTGCAGACCAGATTCTTCTTCTGAGAAGACTCCCCATGGACCACATAACTTGGTGGTAAATCCATATATATCTCCTCATTGAGATCTCCATTAAGAAATGCATTATGCACGTCCAGTTGAGCTAAGTGCCAACCATGAATTGCTGACAATGCAAGAAAAAGATGAACTGTAGTCAATTTGGCCTCAGAGTTGAAAGTCTCCTGTAGTCAAAGCCTTCTCGTTGAGTATAGCCTTTGGCTACCAGGCGAGCTTTATGCTTGTCTATGGTCCCGTCCGATTTCAATTTGACCTTGTAAACATACTTACAGCCAACAATTTCTTTTCCATGAGGTAGGGTGGTGATAGACCAGGTATGATTAGCCTCAAAAGTTTCAATTTCAGACTTCATAGCATCTCTCCAATGAGCAGAGATTACAGCCTGATCATATGACTTAGGTTCATGGGTAAGTGAGAGAGACAAGATATATATTCGGTGAGAGGGAGATAAATGAACATATGTTATGTGATTGGTAAGAAGGATGAGGTAAGACAGAATTTGAAAGTTGTAAAGCAATATGACAATGATAGTCTTGCAAGTAGGAAGGAGGATGCCTTACTCGGTTTGATCTTCTAGGATCAATAGCAGAATTTGGCTCCAAATCTGGAACAGAAGGAGCATGTTTTGGTTCTGTAAGGACAGAGtcaattaaagaagaagaataagttGATTGAGAAGGTATGGGTGAAGGGAAATGAGGTGTGGATTGTTCTGAAACAATGAGTGGAGTATTAGTTAAGGGAGGAGAATCAGTTGCGATAATAGGAGTTTGCAAATCTGACAATGCTGGTGGAAGAACAAGATTTGAATGAGGAGAAGATTGACTTGAGGAtgagttttgaaaatgaaaaatagtttcAATGCAAATGACATCTCGGGAAATATGAGTGGTATGATTTTCTAAATTATAGACTTTGTATCCTTTCACACCAACATGATATCCAATGAAAATACACTTTGCAGCCCTAGGGTCAAGTTTGGTCCTATTACGCTTAAGGGTTGAGACAAAACACAAACAATCAAAAACCTTCAAATGAGCATAGGAAGGTGGAGAAAACAGAACCTCATAAGGGGACTTGTTATTTAGAAGAGGAGTAACGGTTCTATTTATCAGGTGAATGGCAGTTAGAATGAAATCTTCCCAAAATTTAGTTGGGAGAGAAGCTTGGAAAAGGAGAGCCCGAGCCACAATGAGAAGATGCTGATATTTTCTCTCcacaactccattttgttgtggagtttaaacacaagatttttttatgtagaattCCATTTGAGTTATAGAAATCTGGCATTTGGAATTCCATCCCATTATCTATTcgaatttgttttattttaaagttgaaCTGAGTTTGCaccatatgaataaaattttgtaaaagttgtttgGTTTCAGActtgaatttcatcaaataaagaaaataatgatgCCCTTGTAAAGATGATTGGGAATAAggtccccaaatgtcacagtgGATTAAATCAAAGCTGGAAAGGCTACAAGAATCACTTAGTTGAAAAGAAGCTCGTTTCTATTTTGCTAAATGATAAACAATACATTCTGTTGAAACATTGCACTTGGCATCTACATAAATAGATTGAATAGACCTAAGCCTTTGATCAGACAAATGACCCAATCTAAGGTGCCAAAGTGTGAAGTCTTCTTGTGTTACTGCACTGCAGAATCGAGGATTGAGAGGAATGGAAGGACCTTTGAAATTGGTAGGAGTTGACTGCGAGATAACTTTGTTTCTAAGAGAGCTGGGAAGGAGAAAATAGAGACCATGCTGATTTTTAGCAAGTCCAATCGTTGTCCATGAAGATAGGACTTgtataaaacaaaattgattcaaaaaaataagGCAGAGAGAGGGTTCATGAGTGAGCTTGCTGACTAAAagaagattaaaagaaaaagatggaacACATAGAACACCAGTGAGAATGATGTGTTTTGAGAGCTGAACAGTACTAACATGAGTGACCTCTACACGAGAACCATTAGAAAGTTGAACATGAGCCTTGACAGAACAAGTAATGGAACTAAGAAATGAGGTGGAACAAACCATATGGTTTGTAGCACCTGTGTCAATAATCTAAGGAATGATGGAAATGTTAGAATGACTTTTAGGCATGATGGATAGACACTCATGTTGgtgaaaagtggaaaaaatagatgaagtaTGAGTATGAGGTATTTCAAAAGCAAAAGGAATTATATCAGCTATGTTGGAGTACACAGTAGGAGAAGAGGCATGACTTTCATTGTTTGAGTTCTGAGGTTGTGTATTGGTCTGAACCGTGTCATTAGGATTGAGTTGTGACATCTGTCCATTGATGAGAGCCATAAGagtctgaatttgattctgagACAGATTCAACTGAGGATTCTCCAGCAATCTTTTCTCCTGACATTGTGAGCAAACCTGGTTTGCTACATGTGCTACAGAAGTATTCCCATTTTCATAACCAGTTTTTGGCTTGGTGAATTTAAAGTTAGGTGGGAAACCTATAAGCCTATAACACTTTTCTCAGATGTGTCCAAGTTTTCCATAATGGTAACAAGTGAGGTtagatttgtttttctttgattgAGTGTTGCAAACTGCCACTGCATAAGTTTCAGGGGTAGGTatgattagattttttatttgtctttgtctttcttcttgCAAAACTAGGGAATAAATCTTGTCTAACTGATAAGGCTTAGCTAGAAGGAGTTTCCATTTCCTCTAGTACTTAGTTTAAGGTCTCGATATTGCTTCCCATTATTGCAAGTAGCAGTGGCTTCTTGCTGATCAcattgacttgaattttgagataTAACATATCACTTATTGtgaaagaataatgttactatGCCTCTTCATTTTGACagtttatacattaatttttttttatttattggttaAGGAATTGACTATTTGTGTATtgatatctttttatatattttttaaaatgtttaaaatgttaaaaaaatatgaataaaaaatttaagaaatgaaattttGCCTAGAGTCAACGGTCACTGCTGAGCAATACCCTAACAGCACTCATTGTAAATTCTTTATGTACACAAAGAGTTAAggaatcaatatttttttttacataagcTGATGTGACAGATTTTCACATTAACAGTCTATTTAATTAGTGTATCAATAAAGAGGCTAACAAGATAGGAGTCTTCACATTATCTTTATTCATGGTTTTAGGCATTATACTGCGAATGACAACTGTTGCAATAGAGAAGGACTCACTTACAACAGCATCAAAGTTGATTATGATGCCGCCAGTCTAGGCTAGCTTccattattcatttttctttggttggaatgcaagaaaaataaacataaccCAAGGATCTTGATATCTGAtaaataatcaatattattcgaaaattcatataaataacaataaattatatgatgCATATTCTTAAAACTCAAgacaaaaaattacaagtatCAATCCAACAGAACTGTTGCAATAGAGAACTTGACAACCTTCTGCTAAATGCTGTACAGGTATAGCTATAAGGAAGTACATTTTATAGCGATGCATAAATTCTAAACGTGCCCGTGAAGTTAAAGCAGAGGGAGTTAAAGGTCAAGGTGGATCAAAATTCCATTAGATCAAAAAGCCTTAATGGCATTTTGATCCGACAAGCATTCCATTTTagtacttttttgttttgttttggtttttttattttattgttattttatatgttttgttttacattTCGGTGTGAATGCATTTGGTTCAGATCTCTGAAAAGAAATGGGacatatttttttgagttgtgACCCCATTGgccttcaattttctttttgtcgGTGGTGGACCTGTaattatttctctaatatttcCGGTCCCATCCTTTCATAGACGGAATGAAGCCCTATGGACCATGTAATTATAGCTAATCGTCAACTTTAAGTATTGactaaaacaagaagaaaacaagGGAAAATTAGATCTCACATCACTcgtgctttgattcatttcttAACCTGGCTACAACTATTCAAAGGTCACCCTATGAGACAACGATGTTTTGAAGATTCATACATCATTTACCTAAAGTGTATTGTCACATAGTAGTTACGGTAGTTGtgcacatttatttattttttattttttacaaaatgcaCAGATGGTTACCCATCTgtctcttcatctctctctcatcatctctccaACGTCTCTCTCATCATATCTCTCTCATCAACGACTCTCTCTCACATctctcatgctctctctctcatcatctctctcatcgtcactctctctctcatcatctctctcacATCTCGAGCTCTCTCTTTCATAAACTCTCTCTCAGTCTATAGTAATTTCGAATTTAATCGTTGAATGTTGTAggatattttttgtcattttatttatacCTCGTAGGGTGTGCAACAGCTGCTCCCACTACTGTAACTTCTCTCCAGATTTTTTCTTTACCTAAATTGGCGTGtgaatattggttttatttttgtacGTAGCTGTAGACCGTTAAAATCTTGGTGTGTGTATGCACAAAGAGAAACTAGGTGCCTAATGCtggtaaataattttttttctatttgttttaaaatcataGAGAGCCTTTTCATAATGAGGAATTTATAAGGCTTAAGGAAGGTAACTAGCAATGAAAATGCCGCCCACAGTAAGTAAATTTGAGAACCACGATAAGCTGCTAGATTATGACAAGTTTATATTCGCAGAAGCTTTGTGACAGATGGAGTGCATCTAATTATCAATGGAGAGATCGTATAATTAGTGGCAGTAGTTGAGTGAAAAGGTCAACAGTAAGGAAATTATGGCCGCATAATATGTCAACCAAGGAAGATGAGAGAGGAGAGCGTGTCCCTTCACCTTCTCTCATTTGGGGAACGAGTTTGGCCACCAATCACGATTTCATTTACTGCTTGAATATAATGGGTGTTGAAGTTGATGGAAAAGCTTTGATCCAGAACCCATATTCTCGTTTCAAATGGGTGGATTAGTTTCGCAGctctaaattataataaataataaaatctattttttatttattttaaatttcaaaataaatattattttaaggtaCCATTTAAATAAAGGTcttgaatttaaattataatttgaagatAAGTGATTTAGGACTATTATAGCGTACGCAATTTCAATTTACCTTATTTACTAAAATAAGGTAAGAGATATTTTGGTAGTAGGCCGGTAGCCTTGGACATTCCTTACTTAGACTCCTACCTAGCAAAAGCAAGTGCCGCAAATCTTTCAATTAACTTGcacagttttcttttttttttttggacaggCATCGAAAAAGTCCCATGGTTGGTTCATTGGTTGGGAAGTACATGATGGATTCTTTCTAACATTACTGTCTTTTTTAGTTCCCAACCGatgttttccttcttttttattttaacacattatttaaatagattttatcactatttttactcaataaaaatttatgaggtttgaaattaaattactcaatctaattttaaaaaatcaaaataataaaaaatcttaaaatatggtaatttaattgtataaaataattttatttaataaatataaatatagatgcACGGTTTACAAATAGAGCATTAATACACATACAATACATTTCACAACAATGTTATAacataagagtatttttataaaataatattacttttgtaaAGTATTTTACAAACTAATCCCTCGTTTAACAcattattgtgaaatatattgtgaaaaatcttttgtataaataatttttcttactttgTAACTTATCCCTCTATTTCACTATCTTGAGGGAGGATTTCCATCCGTGCAATACTGCTATGATCAAAACCCGAGAGAAAGTTTAA
This genomic interval from Juglans regia cultivar Chandler chromosome 3, Walnut 2.0, whole genome shotgun sequence contains the following:
- the LOC108990610 gene encoding uncharacterized mitochondrial protein AtMg00810-like, which encodes MKSEIETFEANHTWSITTLPHGKEIVGSIHGWHLAQLDVHNAFLNGDLNEEIYMDLPPSYVVHGESSQKKNLVCRLHKSLYGLKQASTLLVYVDDIIVGSNNLVAIETVKTFLHNQFKIKDLSSLKLFLGIKVARTAASIHICQRKYTLEILEDASMLGCKPVNTPIETNHNLSHSSTDVLTYVTSYWRLIGRLIYLTISKPDITYDVSVLSQFMDKPAQIHLHYAHIIFRYFKGSIGQGIFSLASLHFKAYSDSDWAACPETRKSVIVFCIFLGDSLVS